One genomic segment of Lysobacter sp. 5GHs7-4 includes these proteins:
- the metH gene encoding methionine synthase, with protein MTALPRQTRLSGLEPLQITPESNFVNVGERTNVTGSAQFKKLIMEGRLDEAVVVARQQVENGAQVIDVNMDEGLLDSEKAMVDYLNLIAAEPDIARVPVMVDSSKWSVIEAGLKCLQGKGIVNSISMKEGEDEFLRQARLVRRYGAAVVVMAFDEVGQADTIDRKVDICSRAYKLLTQEIGFPPEDIIFDPNVFAIATGIEEHNNYAVDFIEATRELKRRFPYSHISGGVSNVSFSFRGNEVVRQAIHVVFLYHAIKAGMDMGIVNAGALPLYDDLDADLRERVEDVVLNRRADGTERLLEIADRYKGKKGEKKVEDLAWRERPVRDRLSHSLVHGIDQWIEEDTEAARTESTRPLDVIEGPLMAGMNVVGDLFGAGKMFLPQVVKSARVMKKAVAYLLPYIEAEKLRTGDAGKSNGKIVMATVKGDVHDIGKNIVGVVLACNNFEVVDLGVMVPAQTILDRAKAENADLIGLSGLITPSLEEMSHVAREMQRQGFTMPLLIGGATTSRAHTALKIDPHYKSPTIWVKDASRAVGVAQSLISIELREPFVAANASDYAEIRERHRNRGDGKRLVSLEKARGQRYDGGWNDYVPPAPNQPGLHVFDDYPLAELVDYIDWTPFFNTWELAGRYPAILTDEVVGAQATELYRDARAMLKRIVEEKWISAKAVFGLWPANSVGDDVVLGDEAGTVLHFLRQQVDKPADRPDFCLADFVAPQDSGRQDWIGGFAVTAGLGIEPHVARFEADHDDYNAILLKALADRFAEALAERLHERVRKEFWGYAADEALSNDSLIDEGYRGIRPAPGYPACPEHSEKVTLFRLLDAENKAGLQLTESYAMYPAAAVSGYYFSHPGSQYFVVGRVNKEQVEDYARRKGVSLAQAERWLASNLDYDPE; from the coding sequence ATGACCGCACTCCCCCGCCAGACCCGCCTCAGCGGCCTCGAACCGCTGCAGATCACGCCCGAAAGCAACTTCGTCAATGTCGGCGAACGCACCAACGTCACCGGCAGCGCGCAGTTCAAGAAACTGATCATGGAGGGCCGCCTGGACGAGGCGGTGGTGGTCGCGCGCCAGCAGGTCGAGAACGGCGCCCAGGTCATCGACGTCAACATGGACGAAGGCCTGCTCGATTCCGAGAAGGCGATGGTCGACTACCTCAACCTGATCGCCGCCGAGCCCGACATCGCGCGCGTGCCGGTGATGGTCGACAGCTCCAAGTGGAGCGTAATCGAGGCCGGCCTGAAGTGCCTGCAGGGCAAGGGCATCGTCAACTCGATCTCGATGAAGGAAGGCGAGGACGAGTTCCTGCGCCAGGCGCGGCTGGTGCGCCGCTACGGCGCGGCCGTGGTGGTGATGGCCTTCGACGAGGTCGGCCAGGCCGACACCATCGATCGCAAGGTCGACATCTGTTCGCGCGCCTACAAGCTGCTGACGCAGGAGATCGGCTTTCCGCCCGAGGACATCATCTTCGACCCCAACGTGTTCGCGATCGCCACCGGCATCGAGGAGCACAACAACTACGCGGTCGACTTCATCGAGGCCACCCGCGAGCTCAAGCGCCGCTTCCCGTACAGCCATATCTCCGGCGGCGTCTCCAACGTCTCGTTCTCGTTCCGCGGCAACGAGGTGGTGCGCCAGGCCATCCACGTGGTGTTCCTGTACCACGCCATCAAGGCCGGCATGGACATGGGCATCGTCAACGCCGGCGCGCTGCCGCTGTACGACGACCTGGACGCGGACCTGCGCGAACGCGTCGAGGACGTGGTGCTGAACCGCCGCGCCGACGGCACCGAACGCCTGTTGGAGATCGCCGACCGCTACAAGGGCAAGAAGGGCGAGAAGAAGGTCGAGGACCTGGCCTGGCGCGAGCGCCCGGTGCGCGACCGCCTCAGCCACTCGCTGGTGCACGGCATCGACCAGTGGATCGAGGAGGACACCGAGGCTGCGCGCACCGAGTCCACGCGTCCGCTGGACGTGATCGAGGGCCCGCTGATGGCCGGCATGAACGTGGTCGGCGACCTGTTCGGCGCCGGCAAGATGTTCCTGCCGCAGGTGGTGAAGTCGGCGCGGGTGATGAAGAAGGCCGTGGCCTACCTGCTGCCCTACATCGAGGCCGAGAAGCTGCGCACCGGCGACGCCGGCAAGTCCAACGGCAAGATCGTCATGGCCACGGTCAAGGGCGACGTGCACGACATCGGCAAGAACATCGTCGGCGTGGTCCTGGCCTGCAACAACTTCGAGGTGGTCGACCTGGGCGTGATGGTGCCCGCGCAGACCATCCTGGACCGCGCCAAGGCGGAGAACGCCGATCTGATCGGCCTGTCCGGCCTGATCACGCCGTCGCTGGAGGAAATGAGCCACGTCGCCCGCGAGATGCAGCGCCAGGGCTTCACCATGCCGCTGCTGATCGGCGGCGCCACCACCTCGCGCGCGCACACCGCGCTGAAGATCGATCCGCATTACAAATCGCCGACGATCTGGGTCAAGGACGCCTCGCGCGCCGTGGGCGTGGCGCAGTCGCTGATCTCGATCGAACTGCGCGAGCCCTTCGTCGCCGCCAACGCCTCCGACTATGCCGAGATCCGCGAACGCCACCGCAACCGCGGCGACGGCAAGCGCCTGGTGTCGCTGGAGAAGGCGCGCGGCCAGCGCTACGACGGCGGCTGGAACGACTACGTGCCGCCGGCGCCGAACCAGCCCGGCCTGCACGTGTTCGACGACTATCCGCTGGCCGAGCTGGTCGACTACATCGATTGGACGCCGTTCTTCAACACCTGGGAACTGGCCGGCCGTTACCCCGCGATCCTCACCGACGAAGTCGTCGGCGCCCAGGCCACCGAGCTCTACCGCGACGCGCGCGCCATGCTCAAGCGCATCGTCGAGGAGAAGTGGATTTCGGCCAAGGCGGTGTTCGGCCTGTGGCCGGCCAACAGCGTCGGCGACGACGTGGTGCTGGGCGACGAGGCCGGCACGGTGCTGCACTTCCTGCGCCAGCAGGTCGACAAGCCCGCCGACCGCCCGGACTTCTGCCTGGCCGACTTCGTCGCGCCGCAGGACAGCGGCCGCCAGGACTGGATCGGCGGCTTCGCGGTGACCGCGGGCCTGGGCATCGAGCCGCACGTGGCGCGTTTCGAGGCCGACCACGACGACTACAACGCGATCCTGCTCAAGGCCCTGGCCGACCGTTTCGCCGAGGCGCTGGCCGAGCGTCTGCACGAGCGCGTGCGCAAGGAGTTCTGGGGCTACGCCGCCGACGAGGCGCTGAGCAACGACAGCCTGATCGACGAAGGCTACCGCGGCATCCGCCCCGCCCCGGGCTATCCGGCCTGCCCCGAGCACAGCGAGAAGGTCACCCTGTTCCGCCTGCTCGACGCCGAGAACAAGGCCGGTCTGCAGCTGACCGAAAGCTACGCCATGTACCCGGCCGCGGCGGTCTCGGGCTACTACTTCAGCCACCCGGGCAGCCAGTACTTCGTGGTCGGGCGGGTCAACAAGGAACAGGTCGAGGACTACGCCCGCCGCAAGGGCGTGAGCCTGGCCCAGGCCGAGCGCTGGCTGGCCTCGAACCTGGACTACGACCCCGAGTAA
- a CDS encoding homocysteine S-methyltransferase family protein yields the protein MKILPWLNPTRAQALQDALAARILVMDGAMGTMIQRHELDETAYRGERFAQGYDGQRAPEAEAGHEHGEGCGCARDQRGNNDLLSLTRPEIISGIHGEYLAAGADLIETNTFNSTTISLADYGLEHLAYELNATGARLAREACDAAEALTPSQPRFVIGVLGPTSRTASLSPDVNRPGYRAVTFDELRIAYREAVDGLIDGGSDVIMVETIFDTLNAKAAVFAVEEAFDARGARLPLMISGTITDASGRTLSGQTAEAFWYSLRHVQPMTIGLNCALGAKDLRVHVDVLAQVADAYVSAHPNAGLPNAFGGYDETPEDMAAVLSEFAQAGLLNLVGGCCGTTPAHIAAIAAVVEGVEPRRLPQVISAEAA from the coding sequence ATGAAAATCCTGCCCTGGCTCAACCCCACCCGCGCGCAAGCGCTGCAGGACGCGCTCGCCGCGCGCATCCTGGTCATGGACGGCGCGATGGGCACCATGATCCAGCGCCACGAACTGGACGAAACCGCCTACCGCGGCGAGCGCTTCGCGCAGGGCTACGACGGCCAGCGCGCGCCGGAGGCCGAGGCCGGTCACGAACACGGCGAAGGCTGCGGCTGCGCGCGCGACCAGCGCGGCAACAACGACCTGCTCAGCCTGACCCGCCCCGAGATCATCTCCGGCATCCACGGCGAGTACCTGGCCGCCGGCGCCGACCTGATCGAGACCAACACCTTCAACTCGACCACGATCTCGCTGGCCGACTACGGCCTGGAGCATCTGGCCTACGAGCTCAACGCCACCGGCGCGCGCCTGGCGCGCGAGGCCTGCGACGCCGCCGAGGCGTTGACGCCCTCGCAACCGCGCTTCGTGATCGGCGTGCTCGGCCCGACCAGCCGCACCGCCTCGCTGAGCCCGGACGTGAACCGCCCCGGCTATCGCGCGGTGACCTTCGACGAGTTGCGCATCGCCTACCGAGAGGCCGTCGACGGCCTCATCGACGGCGGAAGCGATGTGATCATGGTCGAGACCATCTTCGACACCCTCAACGCCAAGGCGGCGGTGTTCGCGGTCGAGGAGGCCTTCGACGCGCGTGGCGCGCGCCTGCCGCTGATGATCTCCGGCACCATCACCGACGCCTCCGGCCGCACCCTGTCGGGCCAGACCGCCGAAGCGTTCTGGTACTCGCTGCGGCACGTGCAGCCGATGACCATCGGCCTGAACTGCGCGCTCGGCGCCAAGGACCTGCGCGTGCACGTCGACGTGCTGGCCCAGGTCGCCGACGCCTACGTCAGCGCGCACCCCAACGCCGGCCTGCCCAACGCCTTCGGCGGCTACGACGAAACCCCGGAAGACATGGCCGCGGTGCTGTCCGAGTTCGCCCAGGCCGGCCTGCTCAACCTGGTCGGCGGCTGCTGCGGCACCACGCCTGCGCACATCGCCGCGATCGCGGCCGTGGTCGAGGGCGTGGAACCGCGCCGCCTGCCGCAGGTGATCAGCGCCGAGGCGGCGTGA
- a CDS encoding metalloregulator ArsR/SmtB family transcription factor, which produces MDLEGWSSRLKVFADATRVRLLTLLEREELTVAELSAITRLAQPRVSTHLSKLKEAGLVRDRRAGVSAYYRFDEGALDQAQRALWQTLSTGSDDPLLRQDAERVAAVLSMRAADQNWADSVAGDMERHYSPGRTWEALARSAVPLLQPGDVLDIASGDGVLAELLAPHSNRYLCLDASTKVVAAASERLRRLDNVEVREGDMHALPFPDHSFDLVVLMHALTYAEHPAQAVAEAERVLRPGGRLLLTSLARHEHRGVVAAYGHVNLGFAEKELQKFATKAGFEIVSCETVTRERRPPHFEVIALIARKPTEKDVSARKPVGNEASARKPAAETPARKPSKKA; this is translated from the coding sequence ATGGACCTCGAAGGCTGGTCGTCCCGACTCAAGGTGTTCGCCGACGCCACCCGCGTGCGTCTGCTGACCCTGCTGGAACGCGAAGAGCTGACCGTGGCCGAACTGTCGGCGATCACCCGCCTGGCCCAGCCGCGGGTCTCGACCCATTTGTCCAAGCTCAAGGAGGCCGGCCTGGTGCGCGACCGCCGCGCCGGCGTGTCGGCTTACTACCGTTTCGACGAGGGCGCGCTGGACCAGGCGCAACGCGCGCTGTGGCAGACCCTGAGCACCGGCAGCGACGACCCGCTGCTGCGCCAGGACGCCGAGCGCGTGGCGGCGGTGCTGTCGATGCGCGCGGCCGACCAGAACTGGGCCGACTCGGTCGCCGGCGACATGGAGCGCCATTACTCGCCGGGCCGCACCTGGGAGGCGCTGGCGCGTTCGGCGGTGCCGCTGCTGCAACCCGGCGACGTGCTCGACATCGCCTCCGGCGACGGCGTGCTGGCCGAACTGCTGGCGCCGCACTCCAACCGCTACCTGTGCCTGGATGCCAGCACCAAGGTCGTGGCCGCGGCGTCCGAGCGGCTGCGCCGGCTCGACAACGTCGAGGTGCGCGAAGGCGACATGCACGCGCTGCCGTTCCCGGACCACAGCTTCGACCTGGTGGTGCTGATGCACGCGCTCACTTACGCCGAACACCCGGCGCAGGCCGTGGCCGAAGCCGAACGCGTGCTGCGTCCCGGCGGCCGCCTGCTGCTGACCAGCCTGGCCCGCCACGAGCACCGCGGCGTGGTCGCCGCGTACGGCCACGTCAATCTGGGTTTCGCCGAAAAGGAGCTGCAGAAGTTCGCCACCAAGGCCGGCTTCGAGATCGTCAGCTGCGAAACCGTGACCCGCGAGCGCCGCCCGCCGCATTTCGAGGTGATCGCCCTGATCGCGCGCAAGCCGACCGAAAAGGATGTGTCCGCGCGCAAGCCGGTCGGGAACGAGGCATCCGCACGCAAACCCGCCGCCGAGACTCCGGCACGCAAGCCCTCCAAGAAGGCCTGA
- a CDS encoding acyl-CoA dehydrogenase family protein: MPVPGAVSRPSHPRTSRGADVDFGFTEEQLMIQDVARRIAQEKIAPSAEHHDHTGEFPLENIRTLGENGLMGIEVPAEYGGAGMDPISYVLAMVEIAAADAAHSTIVSVNNSLFCNGILKFGTEAQKQLYVRAIAEGREIGAFALTEPQSGSDATAMRCKAVKQADGTFVINGKKSWITSGPVAKYIVLFAMTDPDKGARGITAFMIDTAKPGFHRGKTEPKLGIRASATCEIEFEDYVAAAEDVLGDEGHGFKIAMGVLDAGRIGIASQAIGIARAAYEATLAYVRERKAFGQPIGAFQMTQAKIADMKCKLDAALLLTLRAAWQKGQTEKNGGRFSNEAAIAKLTASEAAMWIAHQAVQIHGGMGYSKEMPLERYFRDAKITEIYEGTSEIQRLVIARNETGLR; encoded by the coding sequence ATCCCTGTTCCGGGAGCGGTTTCCAGGCCCTCCCACCCCAGAACCAGCAGAGGTGCCGACGTGGATTTTGGCTTTACCGAAGAGCAGTTGATGATCCAGGACGTGGCGCGCCGTATCGCCCAGGAAAAGATTGCTCCCAGCGCCGAGCACCACGATCACACCGGCGAATTCCCGCTCGAGAACATCCGCACCCTGGGCGAAAACGGCCTGATGGGCATCGAGGTGCCGGCCGAGTACGGCGGCGCCGGCATGGACCCGATCAGCTATGTGCTGGCCATGGTCGAGATCGCCGCGGCCGACGCCGCCCACTCGACCATCGTGTCGGTGAACAATTCGCTGTTCTGCAACGGCATTCTCAAGTTCGGCACCGAGGCGCAGAAGCAGCTGTACGTGCGCGCCATCGCCGAGGGCCGCGAGATCGGCGCCTTCGCCCTGACCGAGCCGCAGTCCGGTTCCGACGCCACCGCGATGCGCTGCAAGGCGGTCAAGCAGGCCGACGGCACGTTCGTGATCAACGGCAAGAAGAGCTGGATCACCTCCGGCCCGGTCGCCAAGTACATCGTGCTGTTCGCGATGACCGACCCCGACAAGGGCGCGCGCGGCATCACCGCGTTCATGATCGACACCGCCAAGCCGGGCTTCCACCGCGGCAAGACCGAGCCCAAGCTCGGCATCCGCGCCTCGGCCACCTGCGAGATCGAGTTCGAGGACTACGTCGCCGCCGCCGAGGACGTGCTGGGCGACGAAGGCCACGGCTTCAAGATCGCCATGGGCGTGCTGGACGCGGGCCGCATCGGCATCGCCAGCCAGGCCATCGGCATCGCCCGCGCCGCTTACGAGGCCACCCTGGCCTACGTGCGCGAGCGCAAGGCCTTCGGCCAGCCGATCGGCGCGTTCCAGATGACCCAGGCCAAGATCGCCGACATGAAGTGCAAGCTCGATGCGGCCCTGCTGCTGACCTTGCGCGCGGCCTGGCAGAAAGGCCAGACCGAAAAGAACGGCGGCCGTTTCAGCAACGAGGCCGCGATCGCCAAGCTCACCGCCTCCGAGGCGGCGATGTGGATCGCCCACCAGGCCGTGCAGATCCACGGCGGCATGGGCTATTCCAAGGAAATGCCGCTGGAGCGCTACTTCCGCGACGCCAAGATCACCGAGATCTACGAAGGCACCAGCGAGATCCAGCGCCTGGTGATCGCCCGCAACGAAACCGGTCTGCGCTGA
- a CDS encoding NAD-glutamate dehydrogenase domain-containing protein, translated as MSSKPKAAKPTAKAAPKSATAKAADSKPVAKRAASQPPAPKSEAVSLEPITAAMRKRLPKARHAEAEAFAQAFYRRMSGDELPQHSPDGWAALASDFLEFARARKTGKALVRLFNPTLKTHGWESAHTVLQIANDDMPFLVDSVTMTLAEQGIGVHVLGHPVVTFRRDKAGKIVAVGEGVAESLMHLEIDRQSAEAMPRVQKALEAVLEDVRAIVRDWAQMRDKMGEVAQALGGRTLPVGDEGRQEAQEFLRWAADNHFTFLGYREYEVTKKNGQEVLCAVPDSGLGLLRGHDAGKPRPLTSLAAHYMPQSGSVDALILTKTNARSTVHRPGYMDYIGVLSFDAAGKPVREERFIGLYTSSAYNRRPWDIPLVRQRHAYVMEQSGLSSDSHSGKALRHILETLPRDELFQSGGEELLRTSTGILGLQERVRSKLFLRRDRYGRFFSGLVYIPRDRFNTDVRLRIEAMLKRMLHGEQVDTTVLIGESPLAQLHLIVRPKSGEAIQIDNAAIEAELAQIVRDRRDELREALVARHGEERGLALANQYGRALPTGYVDEVSAAAAADDIEHLAALSGPDDLRLNLRRVGTGEGGLRFKFYRQHDDIPLSDALPMMENMGLRVISEHPYRLTAGDTPLYIQDFEVETVGADVDVSRLDETFEDAFGQIWRGNAENDGFNRLILAANLSWRQVAMLRAYCKYLLQVGVPFSQSYVEETFFRYPLLARLLVELFEARFDPCTGKESKAEIKAGIERLTQQLQALAGGDAAVLAALQPVIDARNGKREQQVDITRSTLKGLLDRVSSLDEDRILRSFIGVIDATLRTSYYQRAANGGERGYVSYKFDSAQVPDLPKPRPYREIFVYGPRVEGVHLRFGPVARGGLRWSDRREDFRTEVLGLVKAQMVKNTVIVPVGSKGGFFAKRPPVGGDRDAVLAEGIACYKMFINGLLDITDNIVDGKIVPPRDVVRHDNDDPYLVVAADKGTATFSDIANGIAAEHGFWLDDAFASGGSVGYDHKGMGITAKGAWESVKRHFRSLGRDSQTQDFTTVGIGDMSGDVFGNGMLLSEHIRLLAAFDHRHIFLDPNPDAARTFKERDRMFKLPRSSWDDYDKKLISKGGGVYPRSAKSIPLSPEIKAALGIDAGVSAMSPTELMSAILKAPVDLLWNGGIGTYVKASSESNGDVGDRANNALRVNGNELRCKMVGEGGNLGLTQLGRIEAALHGVLLNTDFIDNSAGVDTSDHEVNIKILLNGQVQTKKLTLPERNKLLASMTDEVAGLVLNDNYRQNQAISLMERMSLSRLGSKQHFIRTLESQGLLDRQIEFLPSDAEIAERKARGQGLTRPELSVLLSYSKLVAFQQLLDSDVPEDPYLSKELVRYFPEPLQKKYAKAMENHRLKREIIATAVTNSTINRMGATFLLRMQEDSGRTPGEVAKAFTITRETLDARELWAQIDALDGKVAEATQIDALQVIWNLQRSFTRWLLSRPGAIPDIATAVARYHDGFKDIRAGKGILGDGERPAYEASFADWKAKGVPVALADQLAALPYLEPSCDVIEVARERKLKPADVAKVHFRLGEALRLPWLQQQIDALTVDGRWHAVARGVLREELGTQQRILVGQVLAMPGASAEAKVKQWLERDDVSLRFTLAMLNELAAQKTLDYPTASVAVQRLSQLASRG; from the coding sequence ATGAGCAGCAAACCCAAAGCCGCGAAACCGACCGCCAAGGCCGCCCCGAAATCCGCCACCGCCAAGGCGGCCGACAGCAAGCCGGTCGCCAAGCGCGCCGCCAGCCAGCCGCCCGCGCCCAAGAGCGAAGCGGTGTCGCTGGAACCGATCACCGCCGCGATGCGCAAGCGCCTGCCCAAGGCGCGCCACGCCGAGGCCGAGGCCTTCGCCCAGGCCTTCTACCGCCGCATGAGCGGCGACGAGCTGCCGCAGCACAGCCCCGACGGCTGGGCGGCGCTGGCCAGCGACTTCCTCGAGTTCGCGCGCGCGCGCAAGACCGGCAAGGCGCTGGTGCGCCTGTTCAATCCGACCCTGAAGACCCACGGTTGGGAGTCGGCGCACACCGTGCTGCAGATCGCCAACGACGACATGCCGTTCCTGGTCGACTCGGTCACCATGACCCTGGCCGAGCAGGGCATCGGCGTGCACGTGCTGGGCCATCCGGTGGTGACCTTCCGTCGCGACAAGGCCGGCAAGATCGTCGCCGTCGGCGAAGGCGTGGCCGAATCGCTGATGCACCTGGAGATCGACCGCCAGTCCGCCGAGGCCATGCCGCGCGTGCAGAAGGCGCTGGAAGCCGTGCTCGAGGACGTGCGCGCGATCGTGCGCGACTGGGCGCAGATGCGCGACAAGATGGGCGAGGTCGCGCAGGCCCTGGGCGGGCGCACGCTGCCGGTCGGCGACGAGGGCCGCCAGGAGGCGCAGGAGTTCCTGCGCTGGGCCGCCGACAACCATTTCACCTTCCTGGGTTACCGCGAGTACGAGGTGACCAAGAAGAACGGCCAGGAAGTGCTGTGCGCGGTGCCCGACAGCGGCCTGGGCCTGCTGCGCGGCCACGACGCCGGCAAGCCGCGCCCGCTGACCTCGCTGGCCGCGCACTACATGCCGCAGTCGGGTTCGGTCGATGCCTTGATCCTGACCAAGACCAATGCGCGCTCCACCGTGCACCGTCCCGGCTACATGGACTACATCGGCGTGCTCAGCTTCGACGCCGCCGGCAAGCCGGTGCGCGAGGAGCGCTTCATCGGCCTGTACACCTCCAGCGCCTACAACCGCCGCCCCTGGGACATCCCGCTGGTGCGCCAGCGCCACGCCTACGTGATGGAGCAGTCCGGCCTGTCGTCCGACAGCCATAGCGGCAAGGCGCTGCGCCACATCCTGGAAACCCTGCCGCGCGACGAGCTGTTCCAGTCCGGTGGCGAGGAACTGCTGCGCACCTCCACGGGCATCCTCGGCCTGCAGGAGCGCGTGCGCAGCAAGCTGTTCCTGCGCCGCGACCGCTACGGCCGCTTCTTCTCCGGCCTGGTCTACATCCCGCGCGACCGCTTCAACACCGATGTGCGCCTGCGCATCGAGGCCATGCTCAAGCGCATGCTGCACGGCGAGCAGGTCGATACCACGGTGCTCATCGGCGAATCGCCGCTGGCCCAGCTGCACCTGATCGTGCGTCCGAAGTCGGGCGAGGCGATCCAGATCGACAACGCCGCGATCGAGGCCGAACTGGCGCAGATCGTGCGCGACCGCCGCGACGAACTGCGCGAGGCTCTGGTCGCGCGCCACGGCGAGGAGCGCGGTCTGGCCCTGGCCAATCAGTACGGCCGCGCGCTGCCGACCGGCTACGTCGACGAAGTGTCGGCCGCGGCCGCCGCCGACGACATCGAGCACCTGGCCGCGCTCAGCGGTCCGGACGACCTGCGCCTCAACCTGCGCCGCGTCGGCACGGGCGAGGGCGGCCTGCGCTTCAAGTTCTACCGCCAGCACGACGACATTCCGCTGTCGGACGCGCTGCCGATGATGGAGAACATGGGTCTGCGGGTGATCTCCGAGCACCCCTACCGCCTGACCGCCGGCGACACGCCGCTGTACATCCAGGACTTCGAGGTCGAGACCGTCGGCGCCGACGTCGACGTGTCGCGCCTGGACGAGACCTTCGAGGACGCGTTCGGCCAGATCTGGCGCGGCAACGCCGAGAACGACGGCTTCAACCGCCTGATCCTGGCCGCCAACCTGTCCTGGCGCCAGGTCGCGATGCTGCGCGCGTACTGCAAGTACCTGCTGCAGGTCGGCGTGCCGTTCTCGCAGAGCTACGTCGAGGAAACCTTCTTCCGCTATCCCTTGCTGGCGCGACTGCTGGTGGAGCTGTTCGAGGCCCGCTTCGATCCGTGCACCGGCAAGGAAAGCAAGGCCGAGATCAAGGCCGGCATCGAGCGTCTGACCCAGCAGCTGCAGGCCCTGGCCGGCGGCGACGCGGCGGTGCTGGCGGCGTTGCAGCCGGTGATCGACGCGCGCAACGGCAAGCGCGAGCAGCAGGTCGACATCACCCGGTCCACCCTCAAGGGCCTGTTGGACCGCGTGTCCAGCCTGGACGAGGACCGCATCCTGCGCAGCTTCATCGGCGTGATCGACGCCACCCTGCGCACCAGCTACTACCAGCGCGCGGCTAACGGCGGCGAGCGCGGCTACGTCAGCTACAAGTTCGATTCGGCGCAGGTGCCGGACCTGCCCAAGCCGCGTCCGTACCGCGAGATCTTCGTCTACGGCCCGCGCGTGGAAGGCGTGCACCTGCGCTTCGGCCCGGTCGCGCGCGGCGGCCTGCGCTGGTCGGACCGCCGCGAGGACTTCCGCACCGAGGTGCTGGGCCTGGTCAAGGCGCAGATGGTCAAGAACACGGTGATCGTGCCGGTCGGCTCCAAGGGCGGCTTCTTCGCCAAGCGTCCGCCGGTCGGCGGCGACCGCGACGCCGTGCTGGCCGAAGGCATCGCCTGCTACAAGATGTTCATCAACGGCCTGCTCGACATCACCGACAACATCGTCGACGGCAAGATCGTGCCGCCGCGCGACGTGGTCCGCCACGACAACGACGATCCCTACCTGGTCGTCGCCGCCGACAAGGGCACGGCCACGTTCTCCGACATCGCCAACGGCATCGCCGCCGAGCACGGCTTCTGGCTCGACGACGCCTTCGCTTCGGGCGGTTCGGTCGGTTACGACCACAAGGGCATGGGCATCACCGCCAAGGGCGCCTGGGAGTCGGTCAAGCGCCACTTCCGCAGCCTCGGCCGCGACAGCCAGACCCAGGATTTCACCACCGTCGGCATCGGCGACATGTCCGGCGACGTGTTCGGCAACGGCATGCTGCTGAGCGAGCACATCCGCCTGCTGGCCGCGTTCGACCACCGCCACATCTTCCTCGACCCGAACCCGGACGCGGCGCGCACCTTCAAGGAACGCGACCGCATGTTCAAGCTGCCGCGTTCGAGCTGGGACGACTACGACAAGAAGCTGATCAGCAAGGGCGGCGGCGTGTACCCGCGTTCGGCCAAGTCGATCCCGCTGTCGCCGGAAATCAAGGCCGCGCTGGGCATCGATGCCGGCGTGAGCGCGATGAGCCCGACCGAGCTGATGAGCGCGATCCTCAAGGCACCGGTGGACCTGCTGTGGAACGGCGGCATCGGCACCTACGTCAAGGCCAGCAGCGAGAGCAACGGCGACGTCGGCGACCGCGCCAACAACGCCCTGCGCGTGAACGGCAACGAGCTGCGCTGCAAGATGGTGGGCGAGGGCGGCAACCTGGGCCTGACCCAGCTGGGCCGCATCGAGGCGGCGCTGCACGGCGTGCTGCTCAACACCGACTTCATCGACAACTCGGCCGGCGTGGACACCTCGGACCACGAGGTCAACATCAAGATCCTGCTCAACGGCCAGGTCCAGACCAAGAAGCTGACCCTGCCCGAGCGCAACAAGCTGCTGGCCTCGATGACCGACGAGGTCGCCGGGCTGGTGCTCAACGACAACTACCGCCAGAACCAGGCGATCAGCCTGATGGAGCGCATGAGCCTGTCGCGCCTGGGCTCCAAGCAGCACTTCATCCGCACGCTGGAATCGCAGGGCCTGCTCGACCGCCAGATCGAGTTCCTGCCCAGCGATGCCGAGATCGCCGAGCGCAAGGCGCGCGGCCAGGGCCTGACCCGTCCGGAACTGTCGGTGCTGCTGTCGTACTCCAAGCTGGTGGCGTTCCAGCAGTTGCTGGATTCGGACGTGCCGGAAGATCCGTACCTGTCCAAGGAACTGGTGCGCTACTTCCCCGAGCCGCTGCAGAAGAAGTACGCCAAGGCGATGGAGAACCACCGCCTGAAGCGCGAGATCATCGCCACCGCGGTCACCAACTCCACCATCAACCGCATGGGCGCGACCTTCCTGCTGCGCATGCAGGAAGACAGTGGCCGCACCCCGGGCGAGGTCGCCAAGGCCTTCACCATCACCCGCGAAACGCTGGACGCGCGCGAGCTGTGGGCGCAAATCGACGCGCTCGACGGCAAGGTCGCCGAGGCTACCCAGATCGACGCCCTGCAGGTGATCTGGAACCTGCAGCGTTCGTTCACGCGCTGGCTGTTGTCGCGTCCGGGTGCGATCCCGGACATCGCCACCGCGGTCGCGCGCTACCACGACGGCTTCAAGGACATCCGCGCCGGCAAGGGCATCCTCGGCGACGGCGAGCGTCCGGCCTACGAGGCCAGCTTCGCCGACTGGAAGGCCAAGGGCGTGCCGGTGGCGCTGGCCGACCAGCTCGCGGCGCTGCCGTACCTGGAGCCCAGCTGCGACGTGATCGAAGTGGCGCGCGAGCGCAAGCTCAAGCCGGCGGACGTGGCCAAGGTCCACTTCCGTCTCGGCGAGGCGCTGCGCCTGCCGTGGCTGCAGCAGCAGATCGACGCGCTCACCGTGGACGGCCGCTGGCATGCGGTCGCGCGCGGCGTGTTGCGCGAGGAGCTGGGCACGCAGCAGCGCATCCTGGTCGGCCAGGTCCTGGCCATGCCGGGCGCCAGCGCCGAGGCCAAGGTCAAGCAGTGGCTGGAACGCGACGACGTCTCGCTGCGTTTCACCCTGGCCATGCTCAACGAACTGGCCGCGCAGAAGACCCTGGATTACCCGACCGCCTCGGTGGCGGTGCAGCGTCTGTCGCAGCTGGCGTCGCGCGGTTGA